The Vibrio nitrifigilis genome window below encodes:
- a CDS encoding gamma-glutamyltransferase family protein: MKIHSTDYPYASQRNAVYGTNGMVATSQPLAAQAGIRMLQNGGNAIDAAIATAAALTVVEPTANGIGGDAYALVWIKDKLHGLNASGLSPASINVDVLKEQGLTEMPTYGWTPVTVPGTPSAWVALNERWGKLTLLECLTPAIEYAEKGYPVSPTLAKYWHKAFVKFSQLRNEENGDVYQQWLNTFAPEGRAPKLGEIWRSQGHANTLRAIGESNGEDFYRGEIAKAIAKASKAEGGFICEQDLQEHKVEWVEPVKANYRGYDIWEIPPNGQGMIALMGLNILKQFNAQKHNDADMMHKQIEATKLAFADGLHYITDINAMQVDPQDLLSDAYSQQRAQLITEQAQTHCHGDPKSSGTVYLATADNEGNMVSFIQSNYMGFGSGIVVPGTGIGLQNRGHTFSFDPSHANFLAPKKRTYHTIIPGFISYQGQAIGPFGVMGGFMQPQGHLQVAMNLIDFKLNPQSALDAPRWQWMKGNHVEVEQAMPSHIIHGLLERGHEVTVSPDSGGFGRGQAILRDPGSAVLVGGTEARTDGAVIAF, from the coding sequence ATGAAAATTCACTCAACAGATTACCCTTATGCATCGCAACGCAATGCGGTATACGGCACCAATGGCATGGTCGCAACATCGCAGCCACTTGCAGCCCAAGCTGGGATTCGGATGTTGCAAAATGGCGGTAATGCAATTGATGCGGCCATTGCCACTGCTGCGGCATTAACCGTGGTCGAGCCCACAGCGAATGGCATCGGTGGGGATGCATATGCGTTGGTTTGGATCAAAGATAAATTACACGGCTTGAATGCCAGTGGTTTATCTCCAGCATCAATAAATGTTGATGTACTAAAGGAGCAAGGCTTAACGGAAATGCCAACTTACGGTTGGACTCCAGTGACTGTGCCAGGAACGCCCTCTGCTTGGGTCGCATTAAATGAGCGTTGGGGAAAGTTAACTTTGCTTGAGTGTTTAACCCCAGCGATTGAATATGCCGAGAAGGGCTACCCAGTAAGTCCGACACTTGCGAAATATTGGCATAAAGCATTTGTAAAATTTAGCCAATTGAGAAATGAAGAAAACGGCGACGTTTATCAACAGTGGCTTAATACGTTTGCGCCAGAAGGGCGAGCTCCTAAACTGGGTGAGATTTGGCGCTCACAAGGCCATGCCAATACATTGCGGGCTATTGGTGAAAGCAATGGGGAAGATTTCTATCGCGGTGAGATAGCAAAAGCCATTGCGAAGGCAAGCAAAGCGGAAGGCGGGTTCATCTGTGAACAGGATTTACAGGAGCACAAAGTAGAGTGGGTTGAGCCGGTCAAAGCCAATTACCGTGGTTATGATATTTGGGAAATTCCACCTAATGGTCAAGGTATGATTGCCTTAATGGGATTAAATATTCTCAAACAGTTTAATGCACAAAAGCATAATGATGCAGACATGATGCACAAGCAGATTGAAGCAACAAAACTCGCGTTCGCGGATGGTCTCCATTACATTACCGATATCAATGCGATGCAAGTGGATCCGCAAGATCTATTGAGTGACGCATATTCGCAGCAGCGTGCCCAATTGATTACGGAACAAGCGCAAACTCACTGCCATGGCGACCCTAAATCAAGTGGTACGGTGTATTTGGCAACAGCCGATAATGAAGGCAACATGGTCTCCTTCATTCAAAGTAACTACATGGGCTTTGGCTCAGGTATTGTGGTTCCTGGCACTGGAATCGGATTGCAAAATCGTGGTCATACTTTCTCTTTCGATCCATCACACGCCAACTTTTTAGCACCTAAAAAACGCACTTATCACACGATCATTCCGGGTTTTATTAGCTATCAAGGGCAAGCGATTGGTCCATTTGGTGTCATGGGCGGCTTTATGCAGCCTCAGGGGCATTTGCAAGTCGCGATGAACCTGATTGATTTTAAATTGAATCCTCAATCTGCATTAGATGCCCCTCGCTGGCAGTGGATGAAGGGCAATCATGTTGAAGTGGAACAGGCAATGCCATCCCATATCATTCATGGGCTGTTGGAACGAGGCCATGAAGTGACAGTAAGCCCGGATAGTGGTGGTTTCGGTCGTGGGCAAGCCATTTTACGAGACCCTGGTAGTGCAGTTCTTGTTGGTGGCACAGAAGCCAGAACGGATGGCGCAGTCATCGCGTTTTAA
- a CDS encoding helix-turn-helix domain-containing protein — protein sequence MVKRFSTHDIVDSERFDYWQGLINSTYYTPTYNRRLSSDGFDGSLEIKRFGGSLITRIKSTPIEYCDYKPDENDNILVTLSFCEHAILNQNGQTLEQGAGDILVYDSALPFSCHFPTGDDQIVMSIPRTLFLSHISQPDRVINQVLSRQSPLGNVSVSLMDSICQVSEQETGIGDKMISSMLTMLDSAYEAINEPVLSQRANQKLYKVQKYLLDNMDDASLSLETIANDNNMSSRTLNRLFAKEGTTAMRWLWQQRLNACYKALMNARYSTITETAFSYGFSNMTHFSRLFKETYGVTAKQLVEQRR from the coding sequence ATGGTTAAGCGTTTTTCCACACATGATATCGTTGATTCAGAACGCTTTGATTATTGGCAAGGTTTAATTAATTCAACCTATTATACGCCGACTTATAATCGACGCTTAAGCAGTGATGGCTTTGATGGATCGTTAGAAATCAAGCGATTTGGTGGTTCTCTGATTACTCGTATTAAATCGACACCGATAGAATACTGTGATTACAAACCTGATGAAAACGACAACATTCTTGTTACTCTTTCTTTTTGCGAGCACGCAATTTTGAACCAAAATGGCCAGACGCTTGAGCAAGGAGCGGGGGATATTTTGGTGTACGATAGTGCGCTACCGTTCTCCTGCCATTTCCCAACTGGGGACGATCAAATTGTAATGTCGATTCCTCGAACTCTTTTTTTGTCTCATATCAGTCAGCCGGATCGGGTGATTAACCAAGTGCTGAGTCGTCAATCGCCATTGGGCAATGTGTCAGTGTCGTTGATGGATAGCATCTGTCAAGTGAGTGAACAAGAGACGGGCATCGGCGATAAGATGATTTCATCGATGCTAACAATGCTTGATTCAGCCTACGAAGCCATTAATGAGCCCGTGTTATCTCAGAGAGCAAACCAAAAGCTCTATAAAGTGCAAAAATATCTTCTTGATAATATGGACGATGCTTCGCTCTCTCTTGAAACGATAGCCAACGACAATAACATGTCCTCGCGTACGCTGAATCGCTTGTTTGCTAAAGAGGGAACCACGGCAATGCGTTGGTTATGGCAACAACGACTTAACGCCTGTTATAAAGCATTAATGAATGCTCGTTATTCAACCATTACAGAAACGGCCTTTAGCTATGGTTTTTCCAATATGACTCATTTTAGTCGCTTATTTAAAGAAACCTACGGAGTGACGGCAAAACAGCTGGTTGAACAGCGACGTTAA
- a CDS encoding arginase family protein, translating into MADTAQKKPLRLVFPQWQGGDNPPYYFGAQLLNWLAPTPNGPVEEIAVREPTSEVLQIEQGIVGRSVLLEQLHDARAKIEKHQPDSIVIIGGDCLVDLAPFAYLNERYDGELAVLWVDAHPDIMSKEQFEHAHAHVLGQLLGNGDEGFTEVVKKPIKSSNVCYLGVNEPTDWEAGEMDRLGLKNISPEEYAQKGNQAVIDWFKSTGAKHLAIHLDLDVIDPATFKALLFAQPDAEPDAFEGIATGKLTIAQVISALQAVSQEAQVVGIGVAEHLPWDAIAMKNMLAKLPLIGA; encoded by the coding sequence ATGGCTGATACAGCACAAAAAAAACCATTACGTTTGGTTTTCCCTCAATGGCAAGGTGGTGATAATCCTCCGTACTATTTTGGTGCTCAATTATTAAACTGGTTAGCACCAACACCGAATGGCCCAGTTGAAGAAATTGCTGTTCGTGAACCAACTTCCGAAGTGCTGCAAATTGAGCAAGGTATTGTCGGCCGCTCTGTGTTACTTGAACAACTTCATGATGCACGCGCTAAAATTGAAAAACACCAACCAGATAGCATTGTGATTATCGGCGGTGACTGCTTGGTCGATCTTGCCCCATTTGCGTATTTGAACGAACGCTATGATGGTGAATTGGCCGTTCTTTGGGTAGACGCTCACCCAGATATCATGAGTAAAGAACAGTTCGAACATGCGCACGCACATGTCTTAGGCCAATTACTCGGTAATGGGGATGAAGGCTTTACTGAAGTCGTTAAGAAACCTATCAAAAGCAGTAACGTCTGCTACCTTGGTGTAAATGAACCGACTGACTGGGAAGCGGGTGAAATGGATCGTCTTGGTTTGAAAAATATTTCTCCAGAGGAATATGCCCAAAAAGGTAATCAAGCAGTCATTGATTGGTTTAAATCAACGGGGGCTAAACATCTTGCGATTCACCTCGATTTAGACGTTATCGATCCTGCGACATTCAAAGCACTATTGTTCGCTCAGCCTGATGCAGAACCGGATGCATTCGAAGGTATCGCAACGGGTAAATTGACTATTGCTCAAGTGATCAGCGCGCTCCAAGCAGTGAGCCAAGAAGCTCAAGTCGTCGGTATTGGCGTGGCTGAACACCTACCTTGGGATGCGATCGCAATGAAAAATATGTTAGCCAAATTGCCTCTTATCGGCGCATAA
- a CDS encoding flavin reductase family protein yields the protein MPSSNYYYEPQQGHGLAHDPFKSIIAPRPIGWISTRSSQGIDNLAPYSFFNAFSDTPPIIGFSSAGWKDSVENIKQTGEFCWNMTTRDLAEKMNQSCAAIPSEMSEFEFSGLTPVESKLVNVPRVEESPVSFECKLTQLIQLNNAEQQAIPYWLVLGEVIGVHINSDFIEDGVFQTIKAQPVTRAGGPTSYFGISEATEFDLVRPQYPSK from the coding sequence ATGCCATCATCTAACTATTATTATGAACCACAACAGGGCCATGGCTTAGCGCATGACCCATTCAAATCAATCATTGCACCGCGCCCGATTGGTTGGATTTCTACTCGTTCATCTCAAGGTATTGATAACCTAGCGCCATACAGTTTTTTTAATGCATTTAGCGATACACCACCCATCATTGGGTTCTCTTCGGCTGGTTGGAAAGATTCGGTAGAAAATATTAAACAAACAGGCGAGTTTTGTTGGAATATGACAACGCGTGATTTGGCGGAAAAAATGAATCAAAGCTGCGCGGCTATTCCTTCAGAAATGTCTGAGTTTGAATTCAGTGGGTTGACTCCAGTTGAATCAAAATTGGTCAATGTCCCTCGAGTAGAAGAATCTCCAGTTTCATTTGAATGCAAGTTGACCCAGCTCATCCAGCTCAATAATGCTGAGCAACAAGCGATTCCATATTGGTTAGTCTTAGGAGAGGTTATCGGTGTTCATATCAATTCTGATTTTATTGAAGATGGTGTATTCCAAACGATTAAAGCTCAACCTGTGACTCGCGCTGGTGGTCCAACGAGTTACTTTGGTATTAGTGAAGCCACGGAATTTGATCTGGTACGCCCTCAATATCCGAGCAAATAG
- a CDS encoding transposase has product MTIARKQQIDLTITPYYHCVSRCVRRSFLCGKDPVTNQSYEHRRHWIEQRIHQLAHIYCIDICSYSVMSNHYHLVVHINKEKAEKLTDLEVVERWSAEHKIDPLITQFKHGLPMDKHALRACMKVVELWRERLSSLSWMMKELNMSIALMANREDKCTGHFWEGRFRSHALLDETALLAAMAYVDLNPVRAGIEVTPEQSKYTSIKLRVTSLKEQVQTPTALCPFKTSQKGELTHAIPYNLRDYLELVNWIAKYQTKTDSVTLDSNLPDIFSRLDAQVMDFLNTSTQLEQKGYLWIGSQEKLSNAKRSMNKKRLLGLAV; this is encoded by the coding sequence ATGACTATTGCTCGCAAACAACAAATAGATCTGACGATCACGCCCTACTACCATTGTGTCTCGCGTTGCGTTCGGCGCTCTTTTCTATGTGGCAAAGATCCCGTTACAAATCAAAGTTATGAGCACCGTCGTCACTGGATTGAGCAACGTATTCATCAATTAGCACATATTTACTGCATCGATATTTGTTCATATTCCGTTATGAGTAATCACTATCATCTAGTCGTGCACATAAATAAAGAAAAGGCCGAAAAGCTAACAGATCTAGAGGTTGTTGAACGTTGGTCAGCAGAGCACAAGATTGATCCATTAATCACTCAGTTCAAACATGGTTTACCCATGGATAAACATGCTCTTAGGGCTTGTATGAAAGTTGTCGAGCTTTGGCGAGAGAGATTATCTTCTCTAAGTTGGATGATGAAAGAATTAAATATGTCCATAGCATTGATGGCAAACCGAGAAGATAAATGCACCGGACATTTTTGGGAAGGTCGATTTAGATCTCACGCGCTTTTAGATGAAACCGCTTTACTCGCAGCAATGGCATATGTGGATTTAAACCCTGTCCGAGCTGGCATAGAAGTAACACCAGAGCAATCAAAGTACACATCTATAAAACTGCGTGTAACGTCGCTAAAAGAGCAAGTACAGACACCTACCGCCTTGTGCCCTTTTAAAACATCGCAAAAGGGAGAGCTAACTCATGCTATTCCATATAACTTACGAGATTACCTTGAGTTAGTTAATTGGATTGCTAAATACCAGACAAAAACAGACTCAGTCACATTAGATAGCAATCTGCCTGATATCTTTTCCCGACTCGATGCCCAAGTGATGGATTTTTTAAACACATCAACTCAGCTTGAGCAAAAAGGCTATTTGTGGATCGGCAGCCAAGAGAAACTATCAAATGCCAAACGATCCATGAATAAAAAGCGCCTACTAGGGCTCGCCGTATAA